The genomic stretch CTCACCcacatccaaaaactagagtgctaaaagtTAAATTTGTGATAGGatgtaaagtctggagctgcttcatagacaatgaatgttgaaagatgttctagatgacactgagcccgtttacatgcacacaataatcagataactgggaataatcaggtaatggtaataatcTGATCTGACgcatttacatgcacttcagtaATGTGATAATCAGAAAACcctggtttacatgattcagCCCGTTAGTCGGATTTCTGTCCAAGTACATGATGTAAAACTCAAATTTCCTGttacagtaggtggcggtaatgcaccttAACGCTGGTTGCCACTCGCCATAATACCgaaaagaagaacaagaagaagaaacttcCTGTTAGTTTCAAAACATCCTGTCTTCTACACCATGGCAACGCTACACaaagaagaataagaagaatATGGAGGCGACACTAACGGTCAGGGCTGTCCTTATGTGGGAGCTGTTAAGCCTGCAAAATAGGctacacactgctgctgtcctTCGCTTATTTTCCATGAGGAGAAAACTACGATGGGCTTGTGTACATTGTGTACATGTTTTGTAAAGGCATGGTGACACAACTCATACAACACTTCATCCAAGTCCCAACCCTCAAAGAAGCCTGCGCCATAGCCCAGCGGTTTGAAGGCAAGTTCCACATCCCTCAAATCATCGGATGTGTTGATGGAACCCACATCCCTGTCCTGGCGCCCAGTGATGGTTACAGGGACTTCATCAACAGAAAAGGATGGGCATCTTATGTACTGCAGGGCGTCGTTGATGACAAGTGTTGGTAAGTTTAGATAGTCTCTATGCTGTTTttatgctttcattttcattttcatttttattggaTCTCCATTAGCAGCAGCACAGTAGCATAGCTATTCTTCCTGGAGTCCATAAATACAGTTATATTAGCAACACATTCCGAGTCtcatataaacataaacacatactAATCTAATCACATACATATaatcacacacatactcacaacaccaaaacaaaacaagacatacaaaaaaatatacataattaaatcaaaattagAATTAGATGCAAAGGAAGACAGTATTTCCTACAGTAACATACAAAGTATTCAATAATACTACCACACATAAACAGGCAAGAAAACAGGCAAGTagtatattaaattaaattactgcTGCTGCAACATTTGTACTGTTTAAGCAGGAATTTATACCTCTCCATTGAATTTTCTTGGATGATATAAAATGGTAACGAATTCCATTTAACTATTGCTCTATATAAAACCGATTTTTGCATAAcacttgttttaatttttggcAAAATGAACCTCCCCTCTGTAGCATGTTGTGTTAAATGATCATGATGACTAATATGAGATCCAAAATAATGATACAAAACAGAAGGAGACCTTGTTACAATGACATTCTTTAGtaaatttaacaaaacaaaagagattTTCCGATCGATAGTTAACCAACCAAGTCTATTgtgcatatatatattatattcgTTCCATAAgaacactgtaaaacaaaacGAGCTGCCTTATTTTGAGCAACCTGTAATTTATTTAAGTCCGTTATTGAAGCACTCGACCATATAATGAAACAGTAATCCAGCTGTGATAGGACTAGGGCATTCACTACCTGTTTGGCAACATCTAGTGGCATAAATTTTAAGGCCCTGCGCACAACTGAGAGAGCTCTTCCCATTTTACTCACAATATTGTTAATATGTTTAGTCCATGTTAATTGCTGGTCTATTGTTATACCTAAGAGTTTAGTCTGTTGAACTTGTTCTATGGGAGTGTTATAAATTTCTAAATCCAAAATAGGGTTATTTCTCAACATAAATTTCAATCCTATAATAAGAGACTTGGTTTTGTCTACATTTAATACAAGTTTATTGTCAGATACCCATCCTGCCACCAGCTCTAAATTATGTTTTAAGATATTATTTAAAGTAACTATCGATGAATCCGCTGCATAGATTGTACAATCATCTGCATAAATAGCAGTTCTGGctctattaaaaacaaaaggaagatcattaacaaacattaaaaacaataacagccCTAAACAACTCCCTTGAGGTACACCACACTCAACATCTTTCACATTTGACAGACTTCTATTAAAAAAGACTTTAAACCTGTAATACTTAGTCAATAGTTGTATTGATTACTAGGGGTAGGTGGAAAAATGCCATTAACATAAATGAAAAGGCTGTAGAccattttattatattaattgCTGTGGTGTACGAGGTACTCGAATCctttacttaaagggaaatttcggtttatttcaacccgtctcctatcgtcctaaatttgtttcaagtcactagtgacatagaaataatagttagcatgttagccgttagcctagatacagccgtagcgtcagacctgttaaaacgtaattgaacgggcatcctttcaagtgcaaagttagtccactaaacaagctttttctccacaaagaccgcctcatatcgttaggataaatgtcagagaacatatagaaaacgacatgtaaacgtgttgtcttaccttaccggtgtggtgccatgtttgttgtttaccatttagctaaggctgcaaccggtcccattccttgcaacagaggtattcctcttctgtgggcattggggtacagcattcacaggtaacgttacaccaccaatctccagagctaaagccttccagcagccattcctcctctgttgtcctctacctgttgtgcctctctctctctcctcctccgttcttcaatttcacaaagctcttcgtcagtgcaTTCtggcttgtttagtggactaacttcgcacttgaaaggatgcctgttcaattacgttttaacaggtctgacgctacggctgtatctaggctaacggctaacatgctaactattatttctatgtcactagtgacttgaaacaaatttaggacgatgggagacgggttgaaataaaccaaaatttccctttaagtaaaagtactaaaaaTACTCAATTACAAGTCCTGCATCAAAAAAATCTACTTAAGttaaagtacagaagtattatcagcaaaatgtacttaaagtatcagatgtaaaagtactcattatgtaGACACAGTAATAAATGTCAACAATATTGAAGTAGTTTAATAGGTAATATTATTCCGTATTGTTCTTATGACAGCTTTTGGAGTGCTAGCTGCAAGGTCCCTGGAAGTGCCCATGATGCTATGGTGCTCAGGGAATCTCAGTTGTTCAAGAAGGCACACCTTCTTCCCAAGGTATGTATGGGCCCACAGTGAGTGCATACATCCCACATAGTCATGGTTAATGTGCTGGAGTACAGAGctacaaaagaaaaagtcaaactctccaaatgttttgtatttacttATCATACCTGTGGAAACAAATACAAGCCCTGTGGAAAAAAGTAACTGAAACTACTGTGCTCTTTCCTAAAGGAAGCTGTTATAGTTATCCTCAACTCACTGTACTGTGTCTGTCATACTTTACAGCATGTTCCGGACATCAGTGGAACACCTGTCAATTTCTTTGTGCTTGGTGACCCAGCCTACCCCCTATTGGAATGGCTCATGAAAGGGTATACCCACACTTCTGCTCTCACCCCTCAGGAAGAGTCCTTCAACATCTACCTCAGTGCTGCTAGGACAGCAGTCGAGATTGCATTTGGGAGGTTGAAGTCAAGATGGCGGGTTCTTCTTAAGCGGAGTGACCTTCACTTCACCTTCACACCGTTCGTTGCGGTCACTTGCTGTGCTCTGCACAATTTCTGTGAGAGAGAAGATGAGATTCTCAACCCAACCTGGATGGAAGAGGCAGCTTCCATGGAGAGAACCAGGCCCCAGCCTGTAGCACAGCCACACCTTCCATCAGGCAGTGCAGATGAAGCTGTTAGGAGAGTCCTCACACAGTATATGGCCAGCAATTTCCCACTTCTTATGCAAGAACTATGAAAAGTGACTGGCCTACAGTTTTTGCTTTGACTTTTGACACTGCTATTAGTTTGAACACAACTGTGTCTTATTTAGTaaaacatattattattatttagtaaaaacagtaaaacatttgtttagTATTTACAAACATGTGACATGTAATAAACAATGCTCACTGAGCACATGTCTAACTTGAATGAACAAGTGTCATTGGTTtgcaaaacttttatttacctCTTTAgtacatatttatacatatatataatgaaaacaaaatatgcaTGCTTTCCCAATGGTGCTTACACTAACCAACTGCTTTAATaatagtaaaaaatatatatatatgtataaaaaaaacttcCTGTGCACTCAGTGTAAACAGAGGTTCTCTGTGCAATAGGGCTGTCACAGTTTAAATAGTGCTAACAGTAACGCactgttatttttaaagtatAAAAAGTCCTGTGTACTCACAGTGTAAACAAAAGTTATCTGTGCAATAGAACTTTTAGTGTAAACAGAGGTACTGTGTGATGTAGGTAAACACAGGTATTCATAAAACTGAAACTACAGGGACTGGTAGAACATTGCATCACCTGAGTTATCATTATTTGGTGGCTTTGNNNNNNNNNNNNNNNNNNNNNNNNNNNNNNNNNNNNNNNNNNNNNNNNNNNNNNNNNNNNNNNNNNNNNNNNNNNNNNNNNNNNNNNNNNNNNNNNNNNNNNNNNNNNNNNNNNNNNNNNNNNNNNNNNNNNNNNNNNNNNNNNNNNNNNNNNNNNNNNNNNNNNNNNNNNNNNNNNNNNNNNNNNNNNNNNNNNNNNNNNNNNNNNNNNNNNNNNNNNNNNNNNNNNNNNNNNNNNNNNNNNNNNNNNNNNNNNNNNNNNNNNNNNNNNNNNNNNNNNNNNNNNNNNNNNNNNNNNNNNNNNNNNNNNNNNNNNNNNNNNNNNNNNNNNNNNNNNNNNNNNNNNNNNNNNNNNNNNNNNNNNNNNNNNNNNNNNNNNNNNNNNNNNNNNNNNNNNNNNNNNNNNNNNNNNNNNNNNNNNNNNNNNNNNNNNNNNNNNNNNNNNNNNNNNNNNNNNNNNNNNNNNNNNNNNNNNNNNNNNNNNNNNNNNNNNNNNNNNNNATTTCTGTGGCGTAAGATAGGTTTGATGAAGAAAATTATAAGTCAGCCTGTATCTGGAATTAAGAGTGGCAGTTAGACTTTTTTGACACAATTCAGCCCAGAGCTCTGTACCCATTGTCACACCCAAGTCGGACTCCCATTTCTCCCTTGATTTATGTAAACCTGGTTTTGGAGCATCATC from Epinephelus moara isolate mb chromosome 4, YSFRI_EMoa_1.0, whole genome shotgun sequence encodes the following:
- the LOC126389517 gene encoding uncharacterized protein LOC126389517 — translated: MVLRESQLFKKAHLLPKHVPDISGTPVNFFVLGDPAYPLLEWLMKGYTHTSALTPQEESFNIYLSAARTAVEIAFGRLKSRWRVLLKRSDLHFTFTPFVAVTCCALHNFCEREDEILNPTWMEEAASMERTRPQPVAQPHLPSGSADEAVRRVLTQYMASNFPLLMQEL